A genomic window from Schistocerca serialis cubense isolate TAMUIC-IGC-003099 chromosome 4, iqSchSeri2.2, whole genome shotgun sequence includes:
- the LOC126475450 gene encoding divergent protein kinase domain 1C isoform X1 has translation MLHLNRLPGIVYNNRYRALICLLLIIIATYYLVQWGIMCTNVESWQHVGKLCQLYRKGEATGNLCKPLCIDKQIRSLKCHAFHAGKEAVFSADWEGTRLVFKTSQRIKDEYTEPVTWLKTRGLENYPNEDEFKMMIRDVIALKLNLSISNDQLKRLSRLGFSKHNDISERHNEMKNIWALLQDNEYLCSVLYADRDLFPQLIGTCGPFFAVEYVEPIKSAPTILSLSDSRDDWAGRVKMAVMVMDLLDELDTNLPEPFHLCDVKVSHFGLTKGEQRVKFLDLDSVLPRSVVGHITGGGQQCTKHEDCDYFDCRSKCNLKKLRCDAPVVNNNLQIVCEKIFLGWTLSNTLVLPGLLMSEHTPPSLAALLRICANPEHKKEGLARAPASRDVQRRLYATLTEMRNILDNDLFV, from the exons ATGCTGCATTTAAATAGACTCCCTGGTATTGTGTATAATAATCGCTATCGCGCTTTAATATGCTTGCTGTTGATCATAATAGCAACGTATTATCTAGTTCAATGGGGCATAATGTGTACAAACGTAGAGAGCTGGCAACATGTTGGCAAACTG TGCCAACTATACAGAAAAGGAGAAGCTACCGGTAATTTATGCAAACCTCTGTGCATAGACAAGCAGATTCGTTCCCTCAAGTGCCACGCTTTTCATGCCGGAAAGGAAGCAGTCTTCTCGGCCGACTGGGAGGGAACACGTCTCGTATTTAAAACTTCGCAAAGGATAAAGGATGAATACACGGAACCGGTAACTTGGCTCAAAACTCGCGGCCTAGAAAATTACCCAAACGAAGACGAATTCAAGATGATGATTCGCGATGTTATCGCTCTGAAATTAAATTTGTCAATATCAAATGATCAGCTGAAAAGGCTCAGTCGTTTAGGCTTCTCCAAACACAATGATATTTCCGAACGGcataatgaaatgaaaaatatttgggcTCTGTTACAGGATAATGAATATCTGTGCTCAGTTTTGTATGCCGACAGGGATCTATTTCCACAACTGATAGGCACATGTGGGCCATTTTTCGCTGTTGAATATGTGGAACCCATTAAAAGTGCACCAACAATATTATCACTGTCTGACAGCCGTGATGACTGGGCTGGTCGGGTGAAAATGGCAGTCATGGTTATGGACCTACTAGATGAACTAGATACAAATCTGCCTGAGCCTTTTCACTTGTGTGATGTCAAGGTGAGTCACTTCGGATTGACAAAGGGTGAACAAAGAGTCAAGTTTTTAGACCTAGACTCCGTTTTGCCACGTTCAGTTGTGGGGCAtatcactggaggtggacagcaatGTACAAAGCATGAAGACTGTGATTACTTCGATTGCCGTTCCAAGTGTAACCTCAAGAAATTGCGCTGTGATGCTCCAGTGGTGAATAACAATTTACAGATAGTGTGTGAAAAAATTTTTCTGGGATGGACATTATCAAATACACTTGTTCTACCTGGACTACTAATGTCAGAACATACTCCTCCCTCTTTAGCAGCTTTGCTTCGCATTTGTGCTAATCCAGAGCATAAGAAAGAGGGGCTTGCAAGGGCACCTGCCTCAAGGGATGTGCAAAGACGACTTTATGCAACTTTAACTGAAATGCGAAATATTCTTGACAATGATTTATTTGTCTGA